Proteins found in one Takifugu rubripes chromosome 15, fTakRub1.2, whole genome shotgun sequence genomic segment:
- the LOC105417492 gene encoding LRRN4 C-terminal-like protein produces the protein MMAASPGLPLPLTIVCLVFIRGLSFLPTTPGHTRAHWLSSEDYSQYGDDVTTVLPSMPAPDGGPLKPCDYKPCLENQVPCSQLAASTRCLCPGFTLHSEVPDAPDLRTVSWNGSEVVVRWCAPYSYVTAYHVTIGGQERRKFGKDQRSGGVGKVEDVSMVCLVAVNDAGKSQASCKMYQYRHSSLSLRAGLIGGALGLLLLILLLVLLWRYKRQRKQQASITMHNIAATQ, from the coding sequence ATGATGGCTGCCAGCCCAGGCCTTCCCCTTCCCCTGACGATCGTCTGCCTGGTCTTCATCAGAGGTTTGTCATTCCTTCCAACAACGCCGGGACACACGAGGGCCCACTGGCTAAGCTCGGAGGATTACTCTCAGTATGGCGACGATGTCACCACTGTGTTACCTAGCATGCCGGCCCCAGATGGAGGGCCCCTTAAGCCATGTGACTACAAGCCTTGTCTGGAGAATCAGGTCCCCTGTTCTCAACTAGCAGCCTCCACCAGATGTTTGTGCCCGGGCTTCACTTTACACAGCGAGGTTCCGGATGCCCCTGATCTCAGAACGGTGTCCTGGAACGGGTCAGAGGTCGTGGTCCGGTGGTGCGCACCCTACTCATACGTCACAGCGTATCATGTGACAATaggggggcaggagaggaggaagtttGGGAAGGATCAGCGGAGCGGCGGCGTGGGCAAGGTTGAAGACGTGTCCATGGTGTGCCTGGTGGCAGTGAACGACGCTGGAAAGAGCCAGGCGTCCTGTAAGATGTACCAGTACAGACAcagcagcctgagcctgagAGCGGGACTCATCGGGGGCGCTCtgggcctcctgctgctcatcttGCTGCTGGTTTTACTCTGGAGATACAAGAGGCAAAGAAAACAGCAGGCCAGCATCACTATGCACAACATAGCAGCGACACagtga